A part of Streptomyces sp. DSM 40750 genomic DNA contains:
- a CDS encoding biotin--[acetyl-CoA-carboxylase] ligase, which yields MTPRDASDDANDRFNEPGRPASGPWSDLDRPPLNSASLRRALVREGGLWSSLDVVPVIGSTNTDLAGRADRLSEGAVLVAEEQKAGRGRLDRTWTAPARSGLFFSVLLKPGDVPVQHWGWLPLLTGVAVATGLSRAAGVDTALKWPNDLLVTVAGEERKAGGILAERAGAEGVVVGIGINVSLREDELPVPAAGSLLLAGAATTDRDPLLRAVLRSLEDWYGRWRAAGGDPSVSGLQETYAAGCATLGRKVRAELPGDRSVVGEAVAVDGDGRLVLATEDGVQEPVGAGDIVHLRAV from the coding sequence ATGACGCCGCGAGATGCCTCAGACGACGCGAACGACAGGTTCAACGAGCCTGGCCGGCCCGCCAGTGGCCCGTGGTCCGACCTGGACCGGCCGCCCCTCAACTCCGCCTCCCTGCGCCGGGCACTGGTCCGGGAGGGAGGGCTGTGGAGTTCCCTGGACGTGGTGCCGGTCATCGGCTCCACCAACACCGACCTCGCGGGGCGCGCCGACCGGCTTTCCGAGGGTGCCGTGCTCGTCGCCGAGGAGCAGAAGGCGGGGCGCGGCCGCCTCGACCGGACCTGGACCGCGCCCGCCCGCTCCGGGCTCTTCTTCTCCGTCCTCCTCAAGCCGGGCGACGTGCCCGTTCAGCACTGGGGGTGGCTGCCGCTCCTCACCGGTGTCGCCGTGGCGACCGGGCTGTCCAGAGCCGCAGGGGTGGATACGGCACTCAAGTGGCCCAATGACCTGCTGGTGACCGTGGCAGGTGAGGAGCGCAAGGCCGGCGGCATCCTCGCGGAGCGTGCGGGGGCGGAGGGGGTCGTGGTCGGCATCGGCATCAACGTCAGCCTGCGGGAGGACGAGCTGCCGGTGCCCGCGGCCGGGTCCCTGCTGCTCGCCGGCGCGGCGACCACCGACCGTGATCCCCTGCTGCGCGCCGTGCTGAGGTCCCTGGAGGACTGGTACGGCCGCTGGCGTGCCGCCGGGGGCGACCCTTCGGTGAGCGGACTGCAGGAGACCTACGCCGCCGGGTGCGCGACCTTGGGGCGGAAAGTGCGGGCCGAACTGCCCGGCGACCGGTCGGTCGTGGGGGAGGCCGTGGCGGTGGACGGGGACGGGCGGCTGGTCCTCGCGACGGAGGACGGGGTGCAGGAGCCGGTGGGGGCGGGTGACATCGTGCATCTGCGGGCTGTGTGA
- a CDS encoding adenylate/guanylate cyclase domain-containing protein, with product MSVEDTGSGTDAHGRVEPPPLSASVERGDSHGADVGEEDPLALRLEGLILGAERRYTPFQAARSAGVSMELASRFWRAMGFADIGQAKALTEADVLALRRLAGLVEAGLLSEAMAVQVARSTGQTTARLAEWQIDSFLEGLTEPPEPGMTRTEVTYPLVELLLPELEEFLVYVWRRQLAAATGRVVQAADDEEMVDRRLAVCFADLVGFTRLTRRMEEEELGELVEAFETTAADLVAANGGRLIKTLGDEVLYATDDAGVAAEIALRLIETMANDETMPELRVGMAFGTVTTRMGDVFGSTVNLASRLTSIAPKDAVLVDGAFAEELTRTGEAPASEAEAAEAAAAAEKEGEEPPTYRFALQPMWQRPVRGLGVVQPWLLTRRPGKP from the coding sequence GTGAGCGTCGAGGACACGGGCTCCGGCACGGACGCGCATGGCCGTGTGGAGCCTCCCCCACTCTCGGCGTCTGTCGAGCGAGGGGATTCCCACGGCGCGGACGTCGGTGAGGAGGACCCGCTGGCGCTGCGGCTCGAAGGGCTCATCCTCGGGGCCGAGCGCCGCTACACCCCCTTTCAGGCGGCGCGCAGCGCGGGCGTGTCCATGGAGCTGGCGTCCCGCTTCTGGCGGGCCATGGGCTTCGCGGACATCGGCCAGGCCAAGGCGCTGACCGAGGCGGACGTACTCGCGCTGCGGCGGCTCGCCGGTCTCGTAGAGGCGGGGCTGCTGAGTGAGGCCATGGCGGTGCAGGTGGCCCGCTCCACCGGGCAGACCACGGCGCGGCTCGCCGAATGGCAGATCGACTCCTTCCTGGAGGGGCTGACCGAGCCGCCGGAGCCGGGGATGACCCGGACCGAGGTGACGTACCCGCTGGTCGAGCTGCTGCTGCCGGAGCTGGAGGAGTTCCTCGTCTATGTCTGGCGGCGTCAGCTCGCCGCCGCCACCGGGCGGGTCGTGCAGGCGGCGGACGACGAGGAGATGGTCGACCGGCGGCTCGCGGTCTGCTTCGCCGACCTCGTCGGCTTCACGCGCCTCACCCGTCGTATGGAGGAGGAGGAGCTCGGCGAACTCGTCGAGGCCTTCGAGACGACGGCGGCGGACCTGGTGGCCGCGAACGGGGGCCGGCTGATCAAGACCCTGGGCGACGAGGTCCTGTACGCCACCGACGACGCGGGAGTCGCCGCCGAGATCGCCCTCCGCCTCATCGAGACCATGGCCAACGACGAGACCATGCCCGAACTGCGTGTCGGCATGGCCTTCGGGACGGTGACGACCCGGATGGGCGACGTCTTCGGTTCGACCGTGAACCTCGCGAGCCGGCTCACCTCGATAGCGCCGAAGGACGCGGTCCTGGTCGACGGCGCCTTCGCCGAGGAACTGACCCGCACCGGCGAGGCTCCCGCCTCCGAGGCCGAGGCCGCAGAAGCCGCGGCCGCCGCCGAGAAGGAGGGCGAGGAACCGCCGACGTACCGCTTCGCCCTCCAGCCGATGTGGCAGCGGCCGGTACGTGGTCTTGGCGTGGTCCAGCCGTGGCTGCTGACGCGGAGGCCGGGGAAGCCGTGA
- a CDS encoding enoyl-CoA hydratase/isomerase family protein has translation MGDGAAVERAAGAGQGDERRYGEFVVVRRHAYVAELVLDRPKAMNAVSTEMARSIAAACEALAADRDVRVVVVTSTHERAFCVGADLKERNSFSDADLMRQRPVARAAYTGVLELPMPTVAAVHGFALGGGFELALSCDLIVADRTAVVGLPEVSVGVIPGGGGTQLLPRRVGAARAAELIFTARRLEAVEAREWGLVDQLAEAGRDRDEALALAARIAANSPVGLRAAKRALRLGHGLDLRAGLEVEDAAWRSVAFSGDRAEGVAAFNEKRKPDWPGE, from the coding sequence ATGGGCGACGGCGCGGCAGTGGAGCGGGCGGCGGGGGCGGGGCAGGGGGACGAGCGGCGATACGGCGAGTTCGTCGTCGTACGGCGGCACGCGTACGTCGCCGAGCTCGTCCTCGACCGGCCCAAGGCCATGAACGCCGTGTCGACCGAGATGGCCCGTTCCATCGCGGCGGCGTGCGAGGCGCTGGCCGCCGACCGGGACGTACGCGTGGTCGTGGTGACGTCGACCCATGAGCGGGCGTTCTGTGTGGGAGCGGATCTGAAGGAGCGGAACTCGTTCAGTGACGCCGATCTGATGCGGCAGCGGCCCGTCGCACGGGCGGCATACACCGGCGTACTGGAGTTGCCGATGCCCACCGTCGCCGCCGTGCACGGCTTCGCACTGGGCGGCGGCTTCGAGCTCGCCCTGTCCTGCGACCTGATCGTGGCCGACCGTACGGCGGTGGTGGGGCTGCCCGAGGTATCGGTGGGGGTGATTCCGGGCGGTGGCGGTACGCAGTTGCTGCCGCGTCGGGTGGGGGCCGCGCGGGCAGCCGAGCTGATCTTCACGGCGCGACGGCTGGAGGCCGTGGAGGCACGGGAGTGGGGGCTCGTGGATCAGTTGGCGGAGGCGGGTCGGGACCGGGACGAGGCGTTGGCGCTGGCCGCGCGGATCGCCGCGAACTCGCCCGTAGGGCTGCGCGCGGCCAAGCGCGCGCTGCGGCTCGGCCATGGGCTCGACCTGCGGGCCGGGCTGGAGGTCGAGGACGCGGCATGGCGTTCGGTGGCGTTCTCGGGTGACCGGGCGGAGGGCGTCGCCGCCTTCAACGAGAAGCGGAAGCCCGACTGGCCGGGGGAGTGA
- a CDS encoding GGDEF domain-containing protein, with protein MGEDRRLRAVVALARGMAGAHTPRETWRAAADGSCRALSGSFAALSVWERERGLLRVLVNVGNRAADEEEFPEDETYPVHEFPEIAEFLHERWLEGGEPNAWVETAAGPVTGRRPGGYCHQRVAALRRRGRGCCVVAPIVLNGRAWGELYVARPAGEPVFHGDDAAFATVLASVVAAGIAQSERLEEARRLAFTDSLTGLGNRRAVDLRLDEAMEAHRRDGAVISLVVCDLNGLKKVNDSYGHAVGDQLLERFGSVLSRCAAALPGVLAARLGGDEFCLLAVGPSADEVVRVAGDLCVRARELEPGDGIACGVASTGDPIGPLRSARRLFRLADAAQYRAKAAGSVEPVVAGREGDGAEDPVVSLADRPPAPVDPAHPGDRRRIRGRRS; from the coding sequence ATGGGCGAGGACAGGCGGCTGAGGGCTGTGGTGGCGCTGGCGCGTGGCATGGCCGGGGCGCACACGCCGCGCGAGACGTGGCGGGCAGCCGCTGACGGCTCGTGCCGGGCCCTGTCGGGCAGCTTCGCCGCGCTGTCCGTGTGGGAGCGGGAGCGTGGGCTGCTGCGGGTGCTCGTCAATGTGGGGAACCGCGCGGCGGACGAGGAGGAGTTCCCCGAGGACGAGACGTATCCGGTGCACGAGTTCCCGGAGATCGCGGAGTTCCTGCACGAGCGGTGGCTGGAGGGCGGGGAGCCCAACGCCTGGGTGGAGACGGCGGCCGGACCGGTCACCGGGCGGCGCCCCGGCGGCTACTGCCATCAGCGGGTCGCGGCGCTGCGCCGGCGCGGGCGCGGCTGCTGCGTCGTGGCGCCCATCGTGCTGAACGGCAGGGCGTGGGGCGAGCTGTATGTGGCCCGGCCCGCCGGGGAACCCGTCTTCCACGGCGACGACGCCGCGTTCGCCACCGTGCTCGCCTCGGTCGTGGCGGCCGGGATCGCGCAGTCGGAGCGGCTGGAGGAGGCCCGGCGGCTCGCCTTCACGGACTCGCTCACCGGGCTCGGCAACCGGCGTGCGGTCGACCTCCGGCTGGACGAGGCGATGGAGGCGCACCGGCGCGACGGCGCGGTGATCAGCCTCGTCGTCTGCGACCTCAATGGCCTGAAGAAGGTCAACGACTCCTATGGGCACGCGGTGGGGGACCAGTTGTTGGAGCGCTTCGGCTCCGTGCTCTCGCGTTGCGCGGCCGCTCTGCCCGGGGTGCTGGCCGCGCGGCTCGGCGGCGACGAGTTCTGTCTGCTCGCCGTGGGGCCGTCGGCGGACGAGGTGGTACGGGTCGCCGGTGACCTCTGCGTACGGGCGCGGGAGCTGGAGCCGGGCGACGGGATCGCCTGCGGGGTGGCCTCCACCGGGGATCCGATCGGACCGTTGCGGTCGGCCCGGCGGCTCTTCCGGCTCGCCGACGCCGCGCAGTACCGGGCCAAGGCCGCCGGTTCCGTCGAGCCGGTCGTGGCGGGCCGTGAGGGCGACGGGGCGGAAGATCCGGTGGTCAGCCTCGCCGACCGGCCGCCCGCCCCGGTCGATCCCGCGCACCCGGGGGACCGGCGCCGCATTCGAGGGCGCCGGTCCTAG
- the hutH gene encoding histidine ammonia-lyase: MGTVVLGTSGVTADDVLAVARAGARVELSGEAVAALAAAREIVDALAAKPEPVYGVSTGFGALATRHISQELRARLQRNIVRSHAAGMGPRVEREVVRALMFLRLKTVCSGRTGVRPEVAQTMADILNAGITPVVHEYGSLGCSGDLAPLSHCALTLLGEGDAEGPDGVVRPAGELLAEHGIAPVELREKEGLALLNGTDGMLGMLVMALADLERLYTSADITAAISLEALLGTDKVLAPELHAIRPHPGQAASAANMLAVLKGSELTGHHQDDAPRVQDAYSVRCAPQVAGAGRDTLAHARLVAERELAAAVDNPVVLPDGRVESNGNFHGAPVAYVLDFLAIAVADLASIAERRTDRLLDKNRSHGLPPFLADDAGVDSGLMIAQYTQAALVSELKRLAVPASADSIPSSAMQEDHVSMGWSAARKLRTAVDNLTRVLAVELYAGTRAVELREGLTAAPATRAVVDAVRQAGVEGAGPDRFLAPDLALTDAFVRDGRLVAAAESVTGALA; encoded by the coding sequence GTGGGCACGGTGGTGCTCGGGACGTCCGGGGTCACCGCGGACGACGTCCTCGCCGTGGCGCGCGCCGGCGCCCGGGTCGAGCTGTCCGGCGAGGCGGTGGCGGCCCTCGCCGCGGCCCGCGAGATCGTGGACGCGCTGGCGGCCAAGCCCGAACCCGTCTACGGGGTCTCCACCGGCTTCGGCGCCCTCGCGACCCGGCACATCAGCCAGGAGCTGCGCGCCCGGCTCCAGCGCAACATCGTCCGCTCGCACGCCGCCGGCATGGGACCGCGGGTGGAACGCGAGGTCGTACGCGCGCTGATGTTCCTGCGACTGAAGACCGTCTGCTCCGGCCGCACCGGCGTACGGCCCGAGGTCGCGCAGACGATGGCCGACATCCTCAACGCCGGGATCACCCCCGTCGTGCACGAGTACGGCTCCCTCGGCTGCTCCGGTGACCTGGCGCCGCTGTCCCACTGCGCGCTCACGCTGCTGGGCGAGGGCGACGCCGAGGGCCCGGACGGAGTCGTACGGCCGGCCGGTGAGCTGCTCGCCGAGCACGGCATCGCCCCCGTCGAGCTGCGCGAGAAGGAGGGACTGGCCCTCCTCAACGGCACCGACGGCATGCTCGGCATGCTGGTCATGGCGCTGGCCGACCTGGAGAGGCTGTACACATCGGCCGACATCACCGCCGCGATCTCCCTGGAGGCGCTGCTCGGCACCGACAAGGTCCTCGCGCCGGAGCTGCACGCCATCCGTCCGCACCCCGGGCAGGCGGCCTCCGCGGCCAACATGCTCGCCGTGCTGAAGGGGTCGGAGCTCACCGGGCACCATCAGGACGACGCGCCCCGGGTGCAGGACGCGTACTCCGTGCGGTGCGCTCCGCAGGTGGCCGGGGCCGGGCGCGACACCCTCGCGCACGCGCGGCTCGTCGCCGAGCGGGAGCTGGCGGCGGCGGTCGACAACCCCGTCGTGCTGCCGGACGGGCGGGTCGAGTCCAACGGCAACTTCCATGGCGCGCCGGTCGCGTACGTCCTCGACTTCCTGGCGATCGCGGTGGCGGATCTGGCGTCGATCGCGGAGCGGCGTACGGATCGGTTGCTCGACAAGAACCGGTCGCACGGGTTGCCGCCGTTCCTCGCGGACGATGCCGGGGTGGACTCCGGGCTGATGATCGCGCAGTACACGCAGGCGGCCCTGGTGAGTGAGCTGAAGCGGCTCGCCGTGCCGGCTTCCGCGGACTCGATTCCGTCCTCCGCGATGCAGGAGGACCATGTGTCGATGGGGTGGTCGGCGGCGCGGAAGCTGCGTACCGCCGTGGACAATCTCACGCGGGTGCTCGCGGTCGAGTTGTATGCGGGGACGCGGGCTGTGGAGTTGAGGGAGGGGCTGACGGCTGCGCCGGCCACTCGGGCCGTGGTGGATGCCGTGCGTCAGGCCGGGGTGGAAGGGGCTGGTCCCGATCGGTTCCTCGCGCCCGATCTGGCGTTGACCGACGCGTTCGTTCGGGATGGGCGGTTGGTGGCGGCCGCGGAGTCTGTCACCGGGGCGCTCGCCTGA
- a CDS encoding LPXTG cell wall anchor domain-containing protein: protein MSVARRASSTARRSLLTATAAGTLLGVLWFVPSANATQDEAAIREQTPTSASGVETGNDTELADTGSPNTTPYIIGGTAMLGLGAGFVAYSMRREREEYGPLGGA from the coding sequence GTGTCCGTCGCACGTCGCGCGTCGTCCACCGCCCGCCGATCGCTGCTGACCGCCACCGCCGCGGGCACCCTCCTGGGTGTCCTCTGGTTCGTGCCGTCCGCCAACGCGACCCAGGACGAGGCGGCCATACGAGAGCAGACGCCCACGAGCGCCTCCGGCGTGGAGACCGGCAACGACACCGAACTGGCCGACACCGGCAGCCCCAACACCACGCCCTACATCATCGGCGGCACGGCCATGCTGGGCCTGGGCGCGGGTTTCGTCGCGTACTCGATGCGCCGCGAACGCGAGGAATACGGCCCGTTGGGCGGCGCGTAG